Within the Pagrus major chromosome 4, Pma_NU_1.0 genome, the region gcttttgtgttatatgaataaatattacaaacacTATCAAAGTGTGAGGTGATCTTTTAATCCCGCAGTATGTGAGCATGCTAAGAGATGTTTCAGTATTAGATTGACCAGTCTGGACAAAagtctgctttgtttttttttatttaaaaaccagcaaaaaaaaacattttataatcaAAAAGTACATATCCTGCATTTGCTCTCTGTTCTCTACACCATGACTGTCCCAATGTCCCCAACCCTGTTTGCTTGCATGTTCCTGTGGCTACAGTGTGATTCTTCCCTGCAGTACAGTGACAGTCTGTCCAGCTATGTTGATTCTTCCATCATCTCTCACTTCTAGTTTCAGCTCCCCACCTCGCTTGGAGCACTGGTAagctgcagaaacaaacacaggtgaTTATATGAGTCGGTATGGTTCAAGTTAGTACTAATGGACTAACACCTGGCATCACATTAAGAcatattttttcaaatcaaatttgtAAGTAGTTACATGAATTACCAAGCAGTTTCTTCTTTCCTAATTTCTTAGACCAGTAGCTACCCAGCACGGTGTGGGCAGAACCTGCAAGGACAGAAAAGACGAGAGTTTTACATTTCACAGGACACATTGAACACTTAACTTTTTACTAGTACTCGATGTCTGACACTGGGGTTGTTCTTGTATTTTCTCCAGTACCTGTTGCTTCTAtgcaaatgtgtaaaatttaTCAGAAAGTACTCTACACAACTTTGCAATTCGAGCCATTTGCAGGTTGATGGAAACACAGACTGTAACCTGACAAACATGTtgtgtagtagtagtattaccAGTGACAGGATCCTCAGGGATGCCATTCCATGGAGCAAAGTATCTAGAGTAGAAGTCATATCCTGGCTGGCAGCCTGGAGATCCTTTTGGTAGATATGAAAGGACATTTTGAAAGGCTTTTAGTTTTCATACACGGCAGGAGCCTCATTTATAACTAGAGTGGCACTAAGTAGAGAGCATACCTCCACCAGCCACcaaaatacacctgatttttttcatcaagatctgtgCTTTACtcctgagaaattaaccaaaatgGAGAAAGcgaaaaaaaattcctggatccagCCCTTTACTCATATCCAACCCAAAAGTTAAATGGGTCAGTTTTTCAGCTCTTGTTACCTTTCATGGTGAGGATGAGTCCCTTGACTCTTCCGCTCCTCTCACTGTTCAGAAGAACAGCAGGGTCGACCTTCAGACTGGTTAGCACCGACCTGGAGAAAAGACGGACACATGCAGGACTTCATCAGAGTCACAAACAAACGTGTGTAGACAAGTAGTAAGAAGTAAGAGATTCGAAGATGACGCAGAGACATAGAGATCAGTGGTTataatttttctgttttacgGGGATATAATTAAGTAAACAGCTCATTCATAGGAATagttgaattgtgtgtgtgtgtgtgtgtgtgtgtgtgtgtgtgtgtgtgtgtgtgtgtgtgtgtgtgtgtgtgtgtgtgcgtgcgcgcgcgtgcgtgcgtgcgtgcgtgcgcgcgtgcgcgcgcgcgcgcgtgcgcCTTCTAACCTGTCACAGCTGTCTGCCAGTCGAACCAGCAGTTTCTTAGTGCTGGAGCTCAGATAAACATCCTGGACCGGGTGGTTTCCAACTGCAGCCTGTGTCACACAAAACCCAAGAATGTAATCCCAATCACACactatacatacagtacagagggCTTCAAAACACGCACTCACTGTGAGGGAATGTGTCTGCCGTAAAACCTGTCTTACTGACCTTGATGATGTCTCTGAACTCATTGGGATCCTGAGAAAAGGGGTTtcggaaaaacaaaaagctgttaGAGTTATagcattttgtagttttttgaaATACTTTACAAAGTTACTGAAAAACTTCCTTTTGGAAGGTCTTGCATCTTGCAGTGCTGATGCTAATCCAGCTCCAGCAGACTCTCAATAGACTATGACAGAAAAAGGGTTTTGTTTTCATACCTTACAGCCCTGCTGATCCACACAATGTATCCCTCACTTCTTGACATAACTACACATTTAGAGACAAATAATTGAAACTATAATAGCAGTAAATGTGGGCCAGGTTTGCCTGGTGCTGTGACACTATCCTGATGTGTTTATCTGACCACATACTGTACCTGCTCGGTGGGCGGGTTGAGGGGAAAGTCCATGACGTACTCTTCCCCCTGCTGGGTGACAGTCAGATCTCCACTCCGTGTCTCAAACACCAGAACGGGATTCACGTTCTCTAACAAACATAACATATACACATAGAAGATAATGCTCACAGACTAGCTGATGAACTAGGCTGACTGTGTTTGCATGTTACTGATTAATGTCGGTGTACTGATTAACAATGCATTATCCTTTCTTGTATTTAGCTGCACTTTAACATGGAGGAGGTTTTGTTAAGTAAACTACAAATACAAAAGTATTTGACAAtggattttctgtgtgtgtcaagCCAATACTTTGACCttgatgtgctgctgctgcgtgtttgtgtatgtttgttttgtgtcttacTCATATACTGGAAGAGCACTGCTGCAGAGGCCAGAGTGGCATGACCGCACAGATTCACTTCATTGGTTGGTGTAAACCATCGAAGACGGAACCTTGATCCTGGTAATCACATCATATcgtcagaaaacacacagaaatcaatcaaaaaaatgtttgcgTCACAATTAGCCAAATTTTTCTCTGTAATGTTTTAAGAGTTACATTGACTTAAGGCTGTAAAATACTCATTCTAATTCAGGGAGGATGTTTATACCAAAAGACTAATGTCATGCAAAGTTAGAAtctatttagtttattcagttacatTACTTTCATAACTAGAATGGCGCTCAGTGGAgagcatacctccgccaaggcccaacagtccccttttgaTCCAGTATCAAATTAAACATacttaaatctgctagatctgtatttttatttggatctgcatgaAATTATAATCACTCATAGATAACAGCCACCTAAAAACACCAGAtttccatgcattattccatgcaaaattaacaaaaatgtcaaaaaacggCATATCataaaaaatcctggatctgtctctttatctggatctacacaaaaatgtaatggggtctgttctgggttGAGAgccatccttcatccaagttaAGTTAACTTTTCTTTAACAGGGTTATTAGCAGGATTATTGCATGTAAGCTGTTGAATAGCCTGTGACTGTACTCTGCTCGaggtacatatacagtatggtGACATGTTTGCATTCTTAAGCTGTGTGAAAATAACAGTGACATTCCTCTCTGCGGTATAAACACTGAGGTACTGCACTCTGCATTTTTAACTGTGACAGCCCAATGCTTTGTTTTTCCCCATTCCCAACAATGAGAgtcttatgtgtgtgtttgttacctgTCAGACTGCTGAGGACAggtatttctgttttctgttcatgcacacacaagaacacataGAGGCACCCTGCCCTCATTTCACTGCACAGAGGGTCGCGGCAGTCTTTTTTTATGTCTCTGACAATGTCTGACTTCTACCTTTGCTCTCTGTAGCCACTTTATTGGCTGCAATGATGAACATGTGTAATAGATCAAAATATCTGCTCACATCAGTGGTATTAGTTAATTCAgattgtctgtttgtttctcatCAGTGCACCTGGATTTTCCAAACAGATCTGACAGTGAAGCGATAAGTGAAGGTTGTTCAGATACAACCTGAACTTCGCTCTGGaggtaaaactgtttttgttttgttttttcaaaaatccTGTATCTGCTTTGCTTTATGTTCTGTACTCAAAGCTACGCATTATGTGAAGTTATGCTCTCATGTAgcatattttatgttgtattaTTGGAACATGTACATTGCCATAAAATTAACTGTGCTCATAGGACACTGTTAGATTTGTCGACAATATGTCTTTGGGTTAAGCTGCTGTAAAATTTGATTCAGACATTGACAACAGAGTTTGAACTCAAACTACTCAAAATGTGTAATCGTGCATATTGCTAAATGTTTGCAAATAACCATGAAATAAACTTTGGAAATCTCTGCCTAGTAAAATCATAGGATGTAGTGATGTTATGGTTTGTCATGTAACATAATAATGTCTTTATTCTTACGTCTCTATAGTTCGGAAGATCCACTGAATTGCTTTAAACAGTTTTATCCCCACTCAACAGCCTCATTACCAACACGTAAGGTTGTATACAGATAGGTTAATTATTGTATGGCCATGATCAGTAATAATTGATGCAGTGGTGTACAGTATATGCTCTGACCTGTGGTAAAATCATCAGAGGGGTTGATCCTGGTGAAGAAAGCTGTCTCAGACAGGTTCATCTCTGTTGCAATCTTCTGATACAAGTCATCAGTCAGCTCCTGTAGAAACATCAAACATGCACAGAACACAAATATATTGTGCAGTGATATGTGAGctattaaacatttatatatatatataaaaaaataagtgtgATCATTGAACAAACAACATAATTTAGAAGCAGCAAGTCAAAGTGCCTTTATCTGTCTCAGTGTTACATTTTGTAAAGCCTTACTCACATGCATCAGTGGACAAATTGCCGCTGGATTTCCCTTGAAAGGTAAATTGGTGAAGGCATCTAGCGTGAATACTGGAATCTCCATTATGGTGAGGTTAAAAGTGAGAATGTCTCCAGAGAGGACTGTGGTGACAGACGTCCCGCTGCTGTCGGTGGACTTTGCATCCTGTCTGTTTGGTTTCACCAGGCGCCCCTTAAGCGCCACCTTTTCATTGTCAGGGTTTTTCAATCTACTGTACGTAGTCAAATGTTCATTTTGAGGTCGGATATTGGATATATATAGCTTGGATTTCAACCTGTGACACACATCTGACTAATAAACCAGCGGGACCAATGCACACTGTCTCATTTATATCCTCAGCATGTTTTATTCACAGTGCACCTTGACCTGTAGGATTCAAAGCGCTCAGTCAGTCTCCAACAAAGAATGTTTTGAATCAGTAATAACACAATTACACACAGTTAATTAACACATATCAACACATGTCATCACATATTCAGGGAGTTCCTTGGACATAAAGTCAAGCAACTGTacaataaagttaataaaaatacttttcatttaacaaaaatTAACGTGTTTGCACTCTTCTTCTCATACCCCCTCGTGTTCTAACAGTTTTAATCATTACtattattgttaattaaaaGTATTACTGTCGTTATTAAAAAGATAAGCGGGCACAAACGTCATCTTCTTCTGATGTGTTCCAAGTCTCGCGATAACATACCTGAGTGGGTTTGCTGGCAGTGACACCTGAGGCTCGGGACAGGAGTAGGAGACCGGGGACAAGAGGCGACTGTAAGATAATTTCATCGTTTTCAGACATTTGTCACCGTCGTCTCTCATATATCTGTCCGGGGACATATTTTGATACCCACTGACAGCATCCGACCGCCGGGAATTGAACTAGTTTGCCTCGTACGTTTGACCGCTGTCAGTGTCCTACAGTTAGCCTTAGCTGTTAGCCGGCTAGCTGCTAATGTAACCAAGCCAACATTAGCGAGtcagtctgacagcagagacGCGTTAGCTTCGTTAGCTAGCACAGTTTCCAGGCTGATAAATATTACCCTGTGGCGAACTTCAGAGGAGTAACTTTGCCACAGAACAAAATACGTGTCGTCGGGATATGTTTGGATAATCTGAGTGAGTTGAGATTAACTGCTGttacgttagctaacgttagcaaaccTCTTGGTTTTTACGATACTTTGATACACAGCTGGAAGGAGGAAGTGACAGGCGTTAGTTTATTTACCTGCTGTGACAGCTGTAGTAACTTGCATTGTAGTGTTATAGTTGTTATTGTCTACTAATTATAGTTACGTACAATGTCTGgcaattgtttttttccttcaggctacaaaaatgttatttataacATCAATATAAGCTTCCTGCAGAGCCTGTGCTGTGCAACATGCTGTTACACGGATGATATCTGTGCATGTATTTAATAGGTGAATGCTTCTGCCCTGTTTGTAATTATTAATGGACAAATAGTTGACAAAGCAAATATTATTTATCATCATTAATAGTCAATGCACACTCAAGCTATGCAAAAGAATGACACAGAAAAATTATGAGAGCAGTAAGTAACCTAATGCAGGACTATTAAGACATTTTCAACCAAGTAATTAAGTTTATATAAAAGGTGTCTGCAAAAACTAATGCCTAGAATATTTTTGTCCATAATTGGATGAGCTCAGCGCTATTTGATGATGACTGTGTGACGGGCTTTGGACAAGTTCCTGTATCATTTACACAATAATTGAATGTGTTGCTGGTGTGTTTTGCTCTCTGAGGCAGTGAGGATGTCTTTGAATGAAGAGGGTTATGTGGTTCGGATCAGAGGACTGCCCTGGTCCTGCACGCAGGAGGAGGTTGCCAGTTTTTTCTCTGGTGAGAatacacatgtatttttttacagCTTGAGGCATTAACAATGATAGTAAGTGTAAGACTGAAAATCTCGTACATACTACGATTTTGCACAGTGTAGATGTGATTATGTTCATCCCGCTTAGTGAAACTAGTAAATGCCAGTTATCATTCTAAACTGACAGAAAACTGTCTTCACCTTTACATCGTGTTTGTGTAAGCACAAAGCATCTGTCACAcctgaatattatttttttttaatgtggaagtcaaacagtattttaaaatctaaataagTTAGTGACCGTATGCAAGTCTTCTGTCCTCCCAGTGTTTCTGAGTGTCATCCTTTTAAGGAAAAC harbors:
- the LOC140995018 gene encoding phenazine biosynthesis-like domain-containing protein 1, producing the protein MEIPVFTLDAFTNLPFKGNPAAICPLMHELTDDLYQKIATEMNLSETAFFTRINPSDDFTTGSRFRLRWFTPTNEVNLCGHATLASAAVLFQYMKNVNPVLVFETRSGDLTVTQQGEEYVMDFPLNPPTEQDPNEFRDIIKAAVGNHPVQDVYLSSSTKKLLVRLADSCDRSVLTSLKVDPAVLLNSERSGRVKGLILTMKGSPGCQPGYDFYSRYFAPWNGIPEDPVTGSAHTVLGSYWSKKLGKKKLLAYQCSKRGGELKLEVRDDGRINIAGQTVTVLQGRITL